In Pseudomonas lalkuanensis, the following are encoded in one genomic region:
- the ccoO gene encoding cytochrome-c oxidase, cbb3-type subunit II gives MKQHEKLEKNVGLLALFMILAVSIGGLVQIVPLFFQDVTNTPVEGMKPYTALQLEGRDIYIREGCVGCHSQMIRPFRAETERYGHYSVAGESVWDHPFLWGSKRTGPDLARVGGRYSDDWHRAHLYNPRNVVPESKMPAYPWLVENTLDGKDTAAKIRAMQTLGVPYTDEDIAGAQAAVKGKTEMDAVVAYLQVLGTSLKNKR, from the coding sequence ATGAAACAGCACGAGAAACTCGAGAAGAACGTCGGTCTCCTGGCGTTGTTCATGATCCTTGCCGTCAGCATCGGTGGCCTGGTGCAGATCGTGCCGCTGTTCTTCCAGGACGTGACTAACACTCCGGTCGAAGGCATGAAGCCCTATACCGCCCTGCAACTGGAAGGTCGCGACATCTATATCCGCGAAGGCTGCGTCGGCTGCCACTCGCAGATGATTCGTCCGTTCCGTGCCGAAACCGAGCGTTACGGCCACTACTCCGTCGCCGGCGAAAGCGTCTGGGACCACCCCTTCCTGTGGGGCTCCAAGCGTACCGGCCCGGACCTGGCCCGCGTTGGCGGCCGCTACTCCGACGACTGGCACCGTGCGCACCTGTACAACCCGCGCAACGTAGTACCCGAGTCGAAGATGCCCGCCTACCCCTGGCTGGTGGAAAACACCCTGGACGGCAAGGACACCGCCGCAAAGATCCGCGCCATGCAGACCCTCGGCGTGCCCTACACCGACGAAGACATCGCCGGCGCCCAAGCAGCAGTGAAAGGCAAGACCGAGATGGATGCCGTGGTCGCCTACCTGCAGGTGCTGGGCACCAGTCTGAAGAACAAGAGGTAG
- the acnA gene encoding aconitate hydratase AcnA → MPSLDSLNCRRSLEVAGKTYHYFSLPEAAKRLGNIDKLPMSMKVLLENLLRWEDDETVSAADLKALADWLGPRGSDREIQYRPARVLMQDFTGVPAVVDLAAMRAAVAAAGGDPQRINPLSPVDLVIDHSVMVDRFASQSAFEQNVEIEMQRNGERYAFLRWGQRAFDNFSVVPPGTGICHQVNLEYLGRTVWTREEDGLTYAFPDTLVGTDSHTTMINGLGVLGWGVGGIEAEAAMLGQPVSMLIPEVIGFKLTGKLREGITATDLVLTVTQMLRKKGVVGKFVEFYGDGLADLPLADRATIANMAPEYGATCGFFPVDDITLGYLRLSGRPDETVQLVEAYSKAQGLWREPGHEPVFTDTLSLDLGSVEASLAGPRRPQDRVPLPQVPKAFDDLLSLQLKSAGATGASSAAVKLDDGESFSLDDGAVVIAAITSCTNTSNPSVMMAAGLLAKKAVEKGLTRKPWVKSSLAPGSKVVTEYFRAAGLTPYLDQLGFNLVGYGCTTCIGNSGPLLEPIEKAIQQADLTVASVLSGNRNFEGRVHPLVKANWLASPPLVVAYALAGSVRLELGSQPLGQGKDGQPVYLKDIWPSQQEIAAAIQKVDTAMFRKEYAEVFAGDEKWRAIKVPESDTYEWQADSTYIQHPPFFADITGAPPKVEDVRQARILALLGDSVTTDHISPAGNIKADSPAGRYLREHGVAPADFNSYGSRRGNHQVMMRGTFANIRIRNEMLGGEEGGNTLHVPSGEKLAIYDAAMRYQAEGTPLVVIAGKEYGTGSSRDWAAKGTNLLGVKAVIAESFERIHRSNLVGMGVLPLQFKDGQDRKSLNLSGRETLGILGLDDASLRPQMALSLEITREDGSKDKAELLCRIDTLNEVEYFKAGGILHYVLRQLLAG, encoded by the coding sequence ATGCCTTCCCTGGATAGCCTGAACTGCCGACGCAGCCTCGAAGTCGCCGGCAAGACCTACCACTACTTCAGTCTGCCCGAAGCCGCCAAGCGGCTCGGCAACATCGACAAACTGCCCATGTCGATGAAAGTGCTGCTGGAAAACCTGCTGCGCTGGGAGGACGACGAAACCGTCAGCGCCGCCGACCTCAAGGCCTTGGCTGACTGGCTCGGCCCACGCGGGTCGGATCGCGAAATCCAGTACCGGCCCGCCCGTGTGCTGATGCAGGACTTCACCGGTGTGCCGGCAGTGGTCGACCTGGCCGCCATGCGCGCTGCCGTCGCGGCGGCCGGCGGCGACCCGCAACGGATCAACCCGCTGTCGCCGGTGGACCTGGTGATCGACCACTCGGTGATGGTGGATCGCTTCGCCTCCCAATCCGCCTTCGAACAGAACGTCGAAATCGAGATGCAACGCAATGGCGAGCGCTACGCCTTCCTGCGCTGGGGCCAGCGGGCGTTCGACAACTTCAGCGTGGTACCACCGGGCACCGGTATCTGTCACCAGGTCAACCTGGAGTACCTGGGGCGCACCGTCTGGACCCGTGAGGAAGACGGCCTGACCTACGCCTTCCCCGATACCCTGGTGGGCACCGACTCCCACACCACCATGATCAACGGCCTTGGCGTACTCGGCTGGGGCGTGGGCGGTATCGAAGCGGAGGCCGCCATGCTCGGCCAGCCGGTATCGATGCTGATTCCCGAGGTCATCGGCTTCAAGCTCACCGGGAAATTGCGCGAAGGCATTACCGCCACCGACCTGGTGCTGACCGTCACCCAGATGCTGCGCAAGAAAGGCGTGGTGGGGAAATTCGTCGAATTCTACGGTGACGGCCTGGCCGACCTGCCGCTGGCCGACCGCGCCACCATCGCCAACATGGCACCGGAATACGGCGCTACCTGCGGCTTCTTCCCGGTGGACGACATCACCCTGGGCTACCTGCGCCTTTCCGGCCGCCCCGACGAAACCGTGCAACTGGTGGAGGCCTATAGCAAGGCCCAGGGCCTGTGGCGCGAACCTGGCCATGAGCCGGTATTCACCGACACCCTATCCTTGGACCTCGGCAGCGTCGAAGCCAGCCTGGCCGGCCCCCGCCGCCCACAGGACCGCGTGCCGCTGCCCCAGGTGCCCAAGGCCTTCGACGACCTGCTGAGCCTGCAGCTCAAATCCGCTGGCGCGACCGGCGCCAGCAGTGCCGCTGTGAAGCTGGACGATGGCGAAAGTTTCTCTCTCGATGACGGAGCAGTGGTCATCGCCGCGATCACCTCCTGCACAAACACCTCGAACCCCAGCGTGATGATGGCCGCCGGCCTGCTGGCGAAGAAGGCGGTGGAGAAGGGCCTGACCCGCAAACCCTGGGTGAAGTCCTCCCTCGCTCCCGGCTCCAAGGTGGTGACCGAGTACTTCCGTGCGGCGGGTCTGACGCCCTATCTGGACCAGCTCGGCTTCAACCTGGTGGGCTACGGCTGCACCACCTGCATCGGTAATTCCGGCCCCCTGCTCGAGCCCATCGAGAAAGCCATCCAGCAAGCGGACCTGACGGTGGCCTCAGTGCTCTCCGGCAACCGCAACTTCGAAGGCCGGGTACACCCGCTGGTCAAGGCCAACTGGCTAGCGTCCCCGCCCCTGGTGGTGGCTTACGCCCTGGCCGGCAGCGTGCGCCTGGAGCTCGGTAGCCAGCCCCTGGGCCAGGGCAAGGATGGCCAGCCGGTCTATCTCAAGGACATCTGGCCGAGCCAGCAGGAAATCGCAGCGGCCATCCAGAAGGTGGACACCGCCATGTTCCGCAAGGAATACGCCGAAGTCTTCGCCGGCGACGAGAAATGGCGCGCGATCAAGGTCCCCGAATCCGACACCTACGAGTGGCAGGCGGACTCCACCTACATCCAGCATCCCCCCTTCTTCGCCGACATCACCGGCGCACCGCCCAAGGTCGAGGACGTGCGCCAGGCACGTATCCTGGCCCTGCTGGGCGATTCTGTGACCACCGACCACATCTCCCCTGCCGGCAACATCAAGGCCGACAGCCCGGCCGGGCGCTACCTGCGCGAACACGGCGTGGCCCCGGCGGACTTCAACTCCTATGGCTCGCGGCGGGGCAACCATCAAGTGATGATGCGCGGCACCTTCGCCAACATCCGCATCCGCAACGAAATGCTCGGCGGCGAGGAAGGCGGCAATACGCTGCATGTGCCCAGCGGCGAGAAGCTGGCCATCTACGATGCCGCCATGCGCTACCAGGCCGAGGGCACCCCGCTGGTAGTGATCGCGGGCAAGGAATACGGCACGGGCTCGTCCCGCGACTGGGCGGCCAAGGGCACCAACCTGCTGGGGGTCAAGGCGGTGATCGCCGAAAGTTTCGAGCGCATCCACCGCTCCAATCTGGTCGGCATGGGCGTACTGCCGCTGCAGTTCAAGGACGGCCAGGACCGCAAGAGCCTCAACCTGAGCGGACGGGAAACCCTGGGCATCCTCGGCCTGGATGATGCCAGCCTGCGTCCGCAGATGGCCCTGAGCCTGGAAATCACCCGAGAGGATGGCTCGAAAGACAAGGCCGAGCTGCTGTGCCGAATCGACACCCTGAACGAGGTCGAGTACTTCAAGGCCGGCGGCATCCTCCACTACGTACTGCGGCAGCTGCTGGCTGGCTGA
- a CDS encoding alpha/beta hydrolase: protein MRLANLVLALLLLGGCAAREQLPDYSALANQELPATHFETVITARDGTRLSATVFQPALRPGEQAPLVVHTHGWGGWRVTGPDGFYGQQMMSGRAALKAWRAGFWVISYDQRGWGGSEGDIEMMDPRYEVQDALAVIDWAGEHLPRLTMDGTGDPRVGMLGESYGGAVQLLASAEDPRIDAIVPIATWYDLSEALAPGGRMKVGWTGVLLGLGLATGYDLGKFTQASYLKSAGGKMTPQVQTELKAHSLASYCQRGQRPHADALLIQGLRDTLFPLDQGMAIRDCLDQGDADVRLLGMQGGHILPPPLQRWSGLPPFNNEPVLHCGDRAINLYQAVVAWYEDKLRGRPGAADSVPDLCLSLDLDHGLALQQPPQDDAPQPLPETRVRPLTSGWLSPSSFIPLRKVEAASGLVGSTRLELDRDQSAPLLFASLAVRRANGGIEVLSEQSTPLNARQVDLAAASALLQPGDELGLQVSGFSGQYLFNSSWNPRSTTLKGQVSLPSLLPLEAPLASQ, encoded by the coding sequence ATGCGACTCGCCAACCTGGTCCTCGCCCTCCTCCTGCTCGGTGGCTGCGCCGCCCGCGAACAGTTGCCTGACTACAGCGCTCTCGCCAACCAGGAACTGCCCGCCACCCACTTCGAAACGGTGATCACAGCGCGAGACGGCACCCGGCTTTCCGCCACCGTCTTCCAGCCGGCGCTAAGGCCCGGCGAACAGGCGCCATTGGTGGTCCACACCCACGGCTGGGGCGGTTGGCGGGTGACCGGCCCGGACGGCTTCTACGGCCAGCAGATGATGTCCGGGCGTGCCGCGCTCAAGGCCTGGCGTGCCGGCTTCTGGGTCATCAGCTACGACCAGCGCGGCTGGGGCGGCAGCGAAGGTGATATCGAAATGATGGACCCGCGCTATGAAGTACAGGACGCCCTGGCGGTGATCGATTGGGCCGGCGAACACCTGCCGCGCCTGACCATGGACGGCACTGGCGATCCGCGCGTCGGCATGCTCGGCGAGAGCTACGGCGGCGCCGTTCAGTTGCTGGCCTCCGCCGAAGACCCGCGCATCGATGCCATCGTGCCCATTGCCACCTGGTACGACCTGTCCGAGGCGTTGGCACCGGGCGGGCGCATGAAAGTGGGCTGGACCGGCGTGTTGCTGGGCCTGGGGCTCGCCACTGGCTATGACCTGGGCAAGTTCACCCAGGCGTCCTACCTGAAAAGCGCGGGCGGCAAGATGACGCCGCAAGTACAGACCGAACTCAAGGCCCACAGCCTCGCCAGCTACTGCCAGCGCGGGCAACGGCCCCATGCGGACGCGCTGCTGATCCAGGGCCTGCGCGATACCCTCTTCCCCCTCGACCAGGGCATGGCCATCCGCGATTGCCTCGATCAGGGCGATGCCGACGTCCGTCTGCTGGGCATGCAGGGTGGGCACATCCTGCCGCCGCCGCTGCAACGCTGGAGCGGCCTGCCACCCTTCAACAACGAGCCGGTACTGCATTGTGGCGACCGCGCCATCAACCTCTACCAGGCGGTGGTCGCCTGGTATGAAGACAAGCTGCGCGGCCGGCCCGGCGCCGCCGACAGTGTGCCTGACCTCTGTCTCAGCCTCGATCTGGACCACGGCTTGGCGTTGCAGCAGCCGCCCCAGGACGATGCGCCCCAGCCCCTGCCGGAAACCCGCGTCCGCCCGCTTACGAGCGGCTGGCTGAGCCCGTCCAGCTTCATCCCCTTGCGCAAGGTCGAAGCTGCCAGCGGCCTGGTCGGCAGCACGCGCCTTGAGTTGGATCGTGATCAGAGTGCGCCACTGCTGTTCGCCTCGCTGGCCGTACGCCGCGCCAATGGCGGCATCGAGGTGCTCAGTGAGCAGAGCACGCCGCTGAATGCCCGCCAGGTGGACCTGGCCGCCGCCAGCGCCCTGCTCCAGCCCGGAGACGAGCTGGGCCTGCAGGTCAGCGGATTCAGTGGCCAGTACCTGTTCAACAGCTCCTGGAATCCACGTTCGACGACACTCAAGGGCCAGGTCAGCCTGCCGTCGCTGCTGCCGCTCGAAGCACCGCTCGCCAGCCAGTGA
- a CDS encoding methyl-accepting chemotaxis protein: MRNNQPVTQRERSFPAEQRLISTTDSKGVITYTNEAFIDISGYSRDELVRSPHNLVRHPDVPPAVFAHMWSTLKKGRPWMGVVKNRCKNGDHYWVNAYVTPIFEGSQVTGYESVRVKPTAEQIRRAEALYQRINAGKAAIPSRDKWLPVLQDWLPFILISQIGFLIGAWLNSHWGFLLAALLSVPLGLIGLAWQNRGIKRLLRLAEQTTSDPLIAQMYTDSRGVQARLEMAMLSQEARLKTCLTRLQDTAEHLTQQARQADVLAHNSSDGLERQRVETEQVAAAVNQMAATTQEVANNVQRTADATQEANRLTSQGRNIAAETREAIQRLSQSVGETGETVTRLAQDSNEIGGVVDVIKGIADQTNLLALNAAIEAARAGEMGRGFAVVADEVRQLAQRTAESTGQIHQLIAQLQKTAEEAVHTMEHGRRQADEGVERVRQADQALVGISEAVANIADMADQIAAATEEQSAVAEQINQSISSIAHLADQTSGEAQRTALLSEELTHTAQGQYSLVDRFNR, encoded by the coding sequence ATGAGAAACAACCAACCTGTCACCCAGCGGGAGCGTAGCTTCCCCGCCGAGCAACGCCTGATTTCTACCACGGACAGCAAAGGCGTCATCACCTACACCAACGAAGCCTTCATCGACATCAGCGGCTACAGCCGCGACGAGCTGGTTCGTTCGCCACACAATCTGGTCCGCCACCCCGACGTGCCACCCGCGGTGTTCGCCCACATGTGGTCGACCCTGAAGAAGGGACGTCCGTGGATGGGCGTAGTGAAGAACCGCTGCAAGAACGGCGACCACTACTGGGTGAATGCCTACGTCACGCCCATCTTCGAAGGCAGCCAGGTCACCGGCTACGAGTCGGTGCGCGTCAAGCCGACCGCCGAGCAGATCCGCCGCGCCGAGGCCCTCTACCAGCGCATCAATGCCGGCAAGGCCGCCATCCCCAGCCGCGACAAGTGGCTGCCGGTGTTGCAGGACTGGCTGCCGTTCATTCTCATCAGCCAGATCGGTTTCCTCATCGGCGCCTGGCTGAACTCCCACTGGGGCTTCCTCCTTGCCGCCCTGCTTTCCGTGCCGCTCGGACTGATCGGCCTGGCTTGGCAGAACCGCGGCATCAAGCGCCTGCTGCGACTGGCCGAGCAGACCACCTCCGACCCGCTGATCGCACAGATGTACACCGACAGCCGTGGTGTGCAGGCGCGTCTGGAAATGGCCATGCTCAGCCAGGAAGCGCGATTGAAGACCTGCCTGACCCGCCTCCAGGACACCGCTGAGCACCTTACCCAGCAGGCACGCCAGGCCGATGTGCTGGCCCATAACAGCTCCGACGGCCTGGAGCGCCAGCGCGTGGAAACCGAGCAGGTGGCCGCCGCGGTTAACCAGATGGCTGCCACCACCCAGGAAGTGGCCAACAATGTGCAGCGCACCGCCGATGCCACCCAGGAAGCCAACCGCCTGACCAGCCAGGGCCGCAACATCGCCGCCGAAACCCGCGAAGCCATCCAGCGCCTTTCGCAGTCCGTGGGTGAGACCGGCGAAACCGTCACGCGTCTGGCCCAGGACAGCAACGAGATTGGTGGCGTGGTGGACGTCATCAAAGGCATCGCCGACCAGACCAATCTGCTGGCGCTCAATGCCGCCATCGAGGCCGCCCGTGCCGGTGAAATGGGTCGCGGCTTCGCCGTGGTCGCCGACGAGGTGCGCCAGCTCGCCCAGCGCACGGCCGAATCCACCGGGCAGATCCATCAGTTGATCGCCCAACTGCAAAAGACCGCCGAGGAAGCCGTGCACACCATGGAGCATGGTCGTCGCCAGGCGGACGAAGGCGTCGAGCGCGTACGCCAGGCCGACCAGGCGCTGGTGGGCATCAGCGAGGCGGTCGCGAACATCGCCGACATGGCCGACCAGATCGCCGCTGCCACCGAAGAGCAGAGCGCGGTCGCCGAGCAGATAAACCAGAGCATCAGCAGCATCGCCCACCTGGCTGACCAGACGTCCGGCGAGGCCCAGCGCACGGCGCTGCTCAGCGAAGAGCTCACCCACACCGCCCAGGGGCAATACTCCCTGGTGGACAGGTTCAACCGCTGA
- a CDS encoding alpha/beta family hydrolase, with protein sequence MLLWNRPVGPVSYTLILAHGAGAPMDSPFMHDIAQRLAARGIAVVRFEFPYMAALRGDGRRRPPNPQAQLLGCWREVHALVRQQVTGPLAIGGKSMGGRMASLLADELGADALVCLGYPFHAVGKADKPRVAHLADLKTPTLIVQGERDPMGDRLTVAGYSLSDAIRVQWLVAGDHDLKPLKASGFSHEQHLEAAAGSVEAFLAAPGGTPK encoded by the coding sequence ATGCTCCTGTGGAACAGGCCTGTAGGCCCGGTTTCGTACACCCTCATCCTCGCCCATGGCGCGGGTGCGCCGATGGATAGCCCGTTCATGCACGACATCGCGCAAAGGCTTGCCGCGCGTGGCATTGCGGTGGTTCGCTTCGAATTCCCTTACATGGCCGCCCTGCGGGGGGATGGGCGTCGCCGTCCACCGAATCCCCAGGCCCAGTTGCTGGGCTGCTGGCGGGAGGTGCATGCCCTGGTGCGACAGCAGGTCACAGGGCCTTTGGCCATCGGCGGCAAGTCCATGGGCGGGCGCATGGCCAGCCTGCTGGCCGATGAGCTGGGCGCTGATGCGCTGGTCTGCCTGGGATACCCGTTCCACGCCGTGGGCAAGGCGGACAAACCCCGGGTCGCTCACCTGGCGGACCTGAAGACACCGACCCTGATCGTCCAGGGCGAGCGCGATCCCATGGGGGACCGCCTCACTGTGGCGGGCTACAGCCTGTCGGATGCCATTCGCGTGCAATGGCTGGTGGCGGGGGATCACGACCTGAAGCCGCTAAAGGCCTCGGGCTTCAGTCACGAACAGCACCTGGAAGCCGCCGCAGGATCGGTGGAGGCGTTCCTGGCCGCTCCGGGCGGTACCCCGAAATGA
- the tusA gene encoding sulfurtransferase TusA has protein sequence MSQQPDAILDATGLNCPEPVMMLHNKVRDLPAGGLLKVIATDPSTRRDIPKFCVFLGHELLDQSEEAGTYFYWIRKKAD, from the coding sequence ATGTCCCAACAGCCTGATGCCATCCTCGACGCCACCGGCCTGAATTGCCCAGAGCCGGTGATGATGCTCCACAACAAGGTGCGCGACCTGCCGGCCGGCGGTCTCCTAAAGGTCATCGCCACCGATCCCTCCACGCGCCGCGACATCCCCAAGTTCTGCGTCTTCCTGGGCCACGAACTGCTGGACCAGTCGGAGGAGGCGGGCACCTACTTCTACTGGATTCGCAAGAAGGCCGACTGA
- a CDS encoding cbb3-type cytochrome oxidase subunit 3 has product MDIGTLRGLGTLLVLIATLGVICWAYSGKRKADFDEAANLPFADDDRNKSRSNRA; this is encoded by the coding sequence ATGGACATCGGAACCCTGCGTGGCCTCGGCACCCTGCTGGTGCTGATCGCCACCCTCGGAGTGATCTGCTGGGCCTACAGCGGCAAGCGCAAGGCGGACTTCGACGAAGCGGCAAATCTGCCCTTCGCCGATGACGACCGGAACAAATCTAGGAGCAACCGCGCATGA
- the ccoN gene encoding cytochrome-c oxidase, cbb3-type subunit I, with translation MSTASSTAYNYKVVRQFAIMTVVWGIVGMGLGVLIAAQLAWPELNFNLPWTSFGRLRPLHTNAVIFAFGGCALFATSYYAVQRTCQTRLISDKLAAFTFWGWQLVIVLAAISLPMGWTSSKEYAELEWPIDILITIVWVSYAIVFFGTVVKRKTKHIYVGNWFFGGFILTVAILHLVNNLEIPVTLTKSYSLYSGATDAMIQWWYGHNAVGFFLTAGFLGMMYYFVPKQAERPVYSYRLSIVHFWALIAVYIWAGPHHLHYTALPDWAQSLGMVMSLVLLAPSWGGMINGMMTLSGAWHKLRSDPILRFLVVSLAFYGMSTFEGPMMAIKTVNALSHYTDWTIGHVHAGALGWVAMVSIGSLYHLIPKVFGREQMHSVGLINAHFWLATIGTVLYIASMWVNGITQGLMWRAVNEDGTLTYSFVEALEASHPGFVVRVIGGAIFFSGMLLMAWNTWRTAKASKPAEYDAAAQIPQGAH, from the coding sequence ATGAGCACAGCAAGCAGTACCGCCTATAACTACAAGGTGGTCCGCCAGTTCGCCATCATGACGGTGGTGTGGGGAATCGTCGGGATGGGGCTCGGCGTTCTCATTGCCGCACAACTGGCCTGGCCGGAACTCAACTTCAACCTTCCCTGGACGAGCTTCGGCCGACTTCGCCCGCTGCACACTAACGCGGTGATCTTCGCCTTCGGCGGATGCGCACTGTTCGCCACCAGTTACTACGCAGTGCAGCGCACCTGCCAGACCCGCCTGATTTCCGACAAGCTCGCAGCCTTCACCTTCTGGGGCTGGCAACTGGTCATCGTGCTGGCTGCCATCAGCCTTCCGATGGGCTGGACCAGCTCGAAAGAATACGCCGAGCTGGAGTGGCCGATCGACATCCTGATCACCATTGTCTGGGTCAGCTACGCCATCGTCTTCTTCGGGACAGTGGTCAAGCGCAAGACCAAGCACATCTACGTGGGCAACTGGTTCTTCGGCGGTTTCATCCTGACCGTGGCGATCCTGCACCTGGTGAACAACCTGGAGATCCCGGTCACCCTGACCAAGTCCTACTCCCTCTATTCCGGTGCCACCGATGCCATGATCCAGTGGTGGTACGGCCACAACGCCGTGGGCTTCTTCCTCACCGCGGGCTTCCTGGGAATGATGTACTACTTCGTTCCGAAGCAGGCCGAGCGCCCGGTGTACTCCTATCGCCTGTCCATCGTGCACTTCTGGGCACTGATCGCGGTGTACATCTGGGCCGGCCCGCACCACCTGCACTACACCGCCCTGCCCGACTGGGCCCAGTCCCTCGGCATGGTGATGTCCCTGGTGCTGCTGGCTCCGAGCTGGGGCGGCATGATCAACGGCATGATGACCCTCTCCGGAGCCTGGCACAAGTTGCGTTCCGACCCCATCCTGCGCTTCCTGGTGGTGTCCCTGGCCTTCTACGGCATGTCCACCTTCGAAGGCCCGATGATGGCCATCAAGACCGTCAACGCCCTCTCCCACTACACCGACTGGACCATCGGCCACGTACACGCCGGCGCCCTCGGCTGGGTCGCCATGGTGTCCATCGGCTCCCTGTACCACCTGATCCCGAAGGTGTTCGGGCGCGAGCAGATGCACAGCGTCGGCCTGATCAACGCCCACTTCTGGCTGGCCACCATCGGCACGGTGCTGTACATCGCCTCCATGTGGGTCAACGGCATCACCCAGGGCCTGATGTGGCGCGCAGTCAACGAAGACGGCACCCTCACCTACTCCTTCGTGGAAGCCCTGGAAGCCAGCCATCCCGGCTTCGTGGTGCGCGTCATCGGCGGCGCCATCTTCTTCAGCGGCATGCTGCTGATGGCCTGGAACACCTGGCGCACCGCCAAGGCTTCCAAGCCTGCTGAATACGACGCCGCCGCGCAGATCCCGCAAGGAGCCCACTGA
- the rlmM gene encoding 23S rRNA (cytidine(2498)-2'-O)-methyltransferase RlmM, translating into MNTMLLHCRPGFEGEVCAEISELAAHLDVAGYAKAKPNSACAEFICTEPGGAERMMRKLRFNQLIFPRQWARGEYVELPETDRIGVLLEALADYPVCGSLWLEVLDTNEGKELSTFCRKFEKPLRAALTKAGKLKDDPRLPRLLLTFRSGREAFVGLAESNNSALWPMGIPRLKFPREAPSRSTLKLEEAWHHFIPRADWDKRLAPGMTAVDLGAAPGGWTWQLVQREIKVTAVDNGPMAESLMYSGFVEHQRADGFTFKPRRPVNWMVCDIVEKPARTAALIETWLGEGWCQEAVVNLKLPMKQRHAEVQKLLARIDTGLKARGLKVSIACKQLYHDREEVTCHLRRL; encoded by the coding sequence ATGAACACCATGCTGTTGCACTGCCGCCCCGGATTCGAGGGGGAGGTCTGTGCCGAGATTTCCGAGCTCGCCGCCCACCTCGATGTGGCCGGCTACGCCAAGGCCAAACCGAACAGTGCCTGTGCCGAGTTCATTTGCACTGAGCCCGGCGGCGCCGAGCGGATGATGCGCAAGCTGCGTTTCAACCAGTTGATCTTCCCGCGCCAGTGGGCTCGTGGCGAGTACGTGGAATTGCCGGAAACCGACCGCATTGGCGTGCTGCTGGAGGCGCTGGCCGACTATCCGGTGTGCGGCAGCCTCTGGCTGGAGGTGCTGGACACCAATGAAGGCAAGGAACTCTCCACTTTCTGCCGCAAGTTCGAAAAACCCCTGCGCGCCGCCTTGACCAAGGCCGGCAAGCTCAAGGACGACCCCAGGCTGCCGCGCCTGCTGCTGACCTTCCGCAGTGGCCGAGAGGCGTTCGTCGGTCTGGCTGAGTCGAACAACTCGGCGCTTTGGCCCATGGGTATCCCGCGCTTGAAGTTTCCCCGCGAGGCACCTAGCCGTTCCACCCTCAAACTGGAGGAGGCCTGGCACCACTTCATTCCGCGGGCGGACTGGGACAAGCGCCTGGCACCGGGGATGACCGCCGTGGACCTGGGCGCCGCGCCGGGCGGCTGGACCTGGCAACTGGTGCAGCGGGAGATCAAGGTCACCGCCGTCGACAACGGCCCGATGGCCGAGAGCCTGATGTACTCCGGCTTCGTCGAGCACCAGCGCGCCGACGGTTTCACCTTCAAGCCGCGCCGGCCGGTGAACTGGATGGTCTGCGACATCGTCGAGAAGCCCGCGCGTACAGCCGCGCTGATCGAAACCTGGCTGGGCGAGGGCTGGTGCCAGGAAGCGGTGGTCAACCTCAAGTTGCCGATGAAGCAGCGCCATGCCGAGGTGCAGAAGCTGCTGGCGCGTATCGACACAGGGCTGAAGGCCAGGGGGCTGAAGGTCTCCATCGCCTGCAAGCAGCTCTATCACGACCGTGAGGAAGTGACTTGCCACCTGCGCAGGTTGTAA